The bacterium genome includes the window GTCGTACGCTTTGGTGACATCGTCGCCGGTCTGCCGGATGCCATAGCGCCCTTTGTTGCGGCTGATGTATCGCTCGGTCTCCGCGAGGTCCTCCTCCTCGAACGTGTTCGCCGCGCCGGCGCGAGCACGCTGACGGAGGTCCCGCGCGCGGTCTTCGAGAGCCCTGAGTCCCTCGGGGGTGATTGTCTCCAGGCCATCGTTCGCGCAGGCGGTTATATGCATGTCCTCGTGGTCATCGCGGTTTAAGCGCTGACCGTTGTCGTCCAGAGCGCGCCGCCGCCGCTTCCCCGCGCGGCCCGGCCGCACCGCGGCGACCGAGTCCGGGTCAGCGACGACTTCGGTGTCCGTCAATGAGCCGAAATGCATCAGTTTGAGCAGCCGGGGCAAGTCACTGTCGATCGCGAGCGCGAACAGCTTCTTGCCTTGGACGTAGATCTGCCGCATCCGCGGAGCAATGAGCACGATGTAGTCCATTCGGTCGTCATCTCCTTTCTCCCGGCTGTTTTGATGGCGCCGTCGGCCTGCCGGGCCCTGGCGGTGTCCGTTCATTATAGCGCGTCCACGGGAGCCGGACATCGGGTGTCCCGCATACACGGGTAGGAGGTGGTGAAATATGCGCAATCAGGTTCTCTTTCTCGCGGCGTTCGTGGCCGCGGTCATGGTCGCAATGATCTCGGCGGTGTCGATCACAACGGTGTGGGCGGTCAGTTCGCCGGCGGGTCAGTAAACGTGCGTCGCGCGGTCGGGCTGTTTCTGTCGCTCTGGGCCGTCAGCGCCGCTGGCCTGATTACCCAGGCGTATCTGTCGACGACGCCGCTCCAGCGCTACTACTGGCGCGCCGAGGCCGAGGCCGAACTCGGGGCGCATGTCCGCATACCGAGCCTGAACATTTCTCAGTTGGCGGCCGAGCCGTCTGTTGCGGTGGTGCTCCGGGATGGCGGCGGTGCCTGGCGGTGGTTCGCGTTGCCGGCCACCGAAGTGCGCAGGGATCTGGCCGCTGTTTTCCCTGCACCGCTGCTCTCCGGGCTTCTCTGGCTTCCGGCCATCGCGGCAGGTGAAGCGCTTGTACTGTACGGCATAGTGCTCGGGTTGGCGCGGTCGATCGCGGCGCGCGAGCATAGGACGTATCCCGCACCGTCGGGGAGGTAGGTATTGCTGTCCAATCACGATGGCGGCAACCTGGGCGCGGGCGGTAAGAACGCTGTGGGCATGGAGCGATATTATCACGACACGACGATCGCGGATCGCGAGAGCCTGCGTATGGGGTCGATTCCGGAGGGAATGAGCGCGGGGATCACCTACGCGTTCGGGCCCCACGCTCCTGCCGATCTCAAAGACGGCATGCGGCTCACGCGTCAGGACGTCGTCGATTTGCTACGCGGCGAATGGCGCGGGCGGTCCGTCCAAAACGCGCACGTTGAAACCAGGTTCATGGGCTGGGACATGACGTTCTCGGACATCAAAGGGCTATCTCTGGTGCTGGCCATGGCCGATCCGCCGACCCGTGCCGTGCTCGACGAGATCCGCCGGGAGGCGGCGCTCAAGGTGCTGCGTGATGTGGCGGTTCCGGAAATGTATAGCCGCGCCGGGCATGGTGGCTACGAGCATATCCCGGTGTCGGTGCCGGTGGTGATCTACGAACAGCACTTATCTCGTGCGTCTGATCCGCAGACACATCTGCACTGCATCGTGCCGTCGTTCGGTTGGGGGGCCGACGGCCGCGCGCACACGGTCGAGTTTCACGAGGTGTACAAGAGCAAACTCGCGATCGGCCAGGCGTACCGCGTGGAGGTCGCGCGGCTCGTGGAAGAGCGCCTGGGGCTCCGCGTATACCGCGATGAGCAAGGTGAGTTGCACGTCAAAGGCGTCTCCAGAGAGTTGGAGGCGCTGTTCAGCAAGCGCCGCGGGCAGCGGGACGCGGAGTTGCAGAAGCGCCTGGGGCCTGACGCCTGGACCGAGGCGTCGGCCGCGCAGAAGATGGCGGCGACCGTCGCGTCCAGGCCGAAGCACGATCGCGAATATCGCGAAGACTGGGCGCAGCAGGCGCGTGAAGGGGGGCTCCAGGCGGACTGGGACCTGGCTGTGAAGGCGGTCGCCGCGGGACTCCAGGCCAACCGTGATACGCAGCGATTATCCTCCGAGGAGCGTCAGCGGGCGCTCGACCGCGCCGTCGACGAGGCGCGCGTGACAGTCACCATGGGCGGGGTCTCCACCGTCACAGGCAAAGAGGCCGCGGGCTCCGCGGTCGTGGAGCAGCGGCAGTTGCTCGCCGAAACCGCCGCGCGCGCGATTGGCACCGGCGCGTCGCTCGATGAGGTCTGCCAGGCCGTGGACCGCGCCATGGAACGCCGCCAGGTGGTGGTGCACGCGGCCGGGGAGACGCCGCTCTCGGCGAAGGTGACGACGCCGGAGATGAAGGCGCTGGAGCAGCGGCTTCGGTCGCACTGGCGAGAGCTCCTGGACAGTCCCGGCCATGGCGTTTCCCCCGAGCACGTCCAGCAGGCGATCCGGGAATGGGAGACCGCGAACCCCGGCAAGACGCTCTCCCCGGAGCAGGTTGCGGCGGTCACGGCCATGACGGCCGACCGCGGAGCTGGGTTGGTCGAAGGGCTCGCTGGGACCGGCAAAACCGAGGCGCTCGCTGTTGTGCGCCGCGCCTACGAGCTCGCCCGGTATCGTGTGATCGGCGAGTCCTACTCGGGCGCCGCAGCGTCGGAGCTCCAAAAGTCCGCGGGGATCGCGAGTCGGACTACGGCGCTCGCCGAGGTCCACGGGCGCCGCCTGGACGCGAAGACCGTGGTGGTGATGGACGAGGCGGCGCGCGCCACGTCGCCGCAGCTTGCGCGGCTTGCCGCTGATGTGAAAGAGGTCGGCGCGAAGGTCATCCTGGTTGGTGATCCTCGCCAGCTCCAGCCGATTGGGCCGGGCACTGCATTTCCTCACCTGGCCCGCGATGTACACGATCGCGCGCCGGAGGCCAGCGCCACGATCCAGGAGATCCGGCGGCAGGAGAAGGCCGTTCCCGAGGTGCGCGAGGTCGCGGAACTGGCCGCTCGCGGGCAGGCTGGCGAGGCCCTGCTGAAGGCCGATGCGCACGGCATGGTGAGCGTCCACGAGGCGACGGACGACATGCGCCAGGCCGTCGCAAGAGAACTGGCGGACAAGATCGCCGAAGGCAAGCGGGCCATGGGGATTACGGCCACCAGAGACGATGCCCGCGCCCTCAACGAGGCCGTTCACAAGGAGCTCCAGCAGCGGGGGCTGGTGAGCAAGGAGGAGCGCCAGTACACCGCGTCCGATAGCCGGTCGGTGACGCTGGCCGAGGGCAGCCGCGCGGCGTTTACGCGGAATGATTACGAACTTGGCGTGCGTAACGGTTGGCGTGGAGAAGTCGTCGGGATCGCCCGGCAGACGGGCACCGTCACCGTGAAACTGGACGATCACGTCTGCACAAACCGCGCCGGCGAGACGATGAATACTGCGGTGCCAGAGGTGCGGTCGGACGGCTCCATGAGGGTGCATTACCGGGACGCCGAGCGCTACGTCTCCGTGCCCGCCGAACAGGTCTCGCGGAGCCTGAGCCTGGATTACGCGCGGACGGCAGATCGGGCGCAAGGGATCACGGTCGACCACGCCGCGGTGGCCGCGCACGCGGACAGCAACCGGTTCGATAGGCAGTGGGGTGCTGTGGCGTTCACGCGCCAACGGGAGACGATCTCTGTCCACGTGTCTACCGAGGGGATGGAGCGTCCGGAGCAGCGGCAAGCGACGTATGAGGGCCCGCATTGGCCACGGGAGCGGCAAGACGAGCGGCGACAAGAGCAGGCCGGTACGAACCCGCTCCGGGAGGCGCGGGAAGAGAGGGCGCAGGCGAAAGAGGCGGTTCAGGAAGCCGGCCAGACGTGGCACGAGAAGGGCGAAGAGCTCAGGCAGGCGCGGCAGGATCTCTGCGACGCCAGAGCCGTCGGTGATGGCCGGGCGGTGGCGGCGGCGAGGGACGCTGTACGGGAGGCGCGTGAGCAAGAGCGTGCCGCACACGCCGACTACCGGGACGCAAAGCAGCACCACCGTGAGGCTCGCGATACCGCTCGCGATGCGTGGGCGGAGGCAAAGTCGGCGGCCGGTGGACAGGGCAAAGAACGGTCGGAGCGCGCTGTCCCGGAGCCGCGGTGGGTGAGCCCGGAGGTGCAGGCCGAGGTCGTCCAGGCCGCGGCGAAGCAGCTTCACCGGGACCGGCCGGGCCAGTCCACACTCGACCATACCGCCGGACGCGACGGCCAGGAGCGCCGTCTGGAGCGTCCCGTCAAGCGCCCGGAGCGCCGGCACGAACGCCCGGATCGCGGGTACGAACAGCACCAGGACTACGGGCTATCGCGATGATGCGGGCCGGCGAAACTGCCTCCACGGCGCCGTTTTCTCCGGCCGAAACGGCCACGTACCTCGGTTACCCGCCACGCTCGAAAGTCGCATTTTCGGTGCCACCACTGGTGGGGCGGGTGTGCGTGATACTTTGCCCGTGTTCTGCCCGTCTCTGTGCCCGTGGTTTGCCCGTGCCGTTGCCCGTGCTCTGCCCATCCGAAATCTGCGGTCGCAGCCTGACCAACGTAGCATCGAGTCGATGACGATCTGTCATACGAGGTGATGTGAGTGGCGATCGAAGAGCGAGAGTCAAGCAAGCACGTAGACGTGACGCTCACGGCAGAGCAACACGCGCGGTTAGTGCGCGACGCGGAGAAGCGAGGCATGACGCTCGCCGGCTACGCTCGACATCGCATGTTCGACGGCGGGCCTGCTGGCGCCGGAGGCGATGCGGAGCGTGTGGCTCAGCTCATCACCAGCGTGGAGGCGAGACTGCGGGAAGATCTGCGGTGCGCGGTGCAAGCGCTCGCGGTCGTGGTGGAGGACGTGCTGCGGCGCTCCGGGCTCGATGGCGCGGAGGTGTTGGGGCACCGCGCGGCGGCGCGCGACGCCGCCGATCTGTTCGAGCAGGTGAGACGCGCCGCTGGAACCGGCGCAGCGGCGGAGGCCGCTGGGAGGGATGAAGATGCGGTTTGATCCCGGTAGCGGCGCAGGCGGTCGTAGCGCGCGGGGGCTGTAGCGTGGACTGGCGGGATTGGGTGAATCGCGGGCTGGAGCGCCTGACGGAAGTCGTCGACCCCGGCACGCCGGTTCACGATGACCACCGCGAGCACCGGCGGGGGGCACAACTGTATCGTGATCGCCGGTCGCACGCGAGTAACGTGGTGCGCGTGCACGATGCCGAACGCAGCATGCTCGCGTGGGAACGGGACTTGCTGCGGAATGATCCGGGTGACGCGCCGGGGGTGCGGTTGCTGGGCAACGGCGGGCTCACGCAGCGGCAGGAAACCGAAGGGATCGCGTTGGTGGGAGCCCAGGGCGTCGGCAAGACGACGATGATGCGCCGGGTGATTCGCCAGGCCATT containing:
- the mobF gene encoding MobF family relaxase, whose protein sequence is MLSNHDGGNLGAGGKNAVGMERYYHDTTIADRESLRMGSIPEGMSAGITYAFGPHAPADLKDGMRLTRQDVVDLLRGEWRGRSVQNAHVETRFMGWDMTFSDIKGLSLVLAMADPPTRAVLDEIRREAALKVLRDVAVPEMYSRAGHGGYEHIPVSVPVVIYEQHLSRASDPQTHLHCIVPSFGWGADGRAHTVEFHEVYKSKLAIGQAYRVEVARLVEERLGLRVYRDEQGELHVKGVSRELEALFSKRRGQRDAELQKRLGPDAWTEASAAQKMAATVASRPKHDREYREDWAQQAREGGLQADWDLAVKAVAAGLQANRDTQRLSSEERQRALDRAVDEARVTVTMGGVSTVTGKEAAGSAVVEQRQLLAETAARAIGTGASLDEVCQAVDRAMERRQVVVHAAGETPLSAKVTTPEMKALEQRLRSHWRELLDSPGHGVSPEHVQQAIREWETANPGKTLSPEQVAAVTAMTADRGAGLVEGLAGTGKTEALAVVRRAYELARYRVIGESYSGAAASELQKSAGIASRTTALAEVHGRRLDAKTVVVMDEAARATSPQLARLAADVKEVGAKVILVGDPRQLQPIGPGTAFPHLARDVHDRAPEASATIQEIRRQEKAVPEVREVAELAARGQAGEALLKADAHGMVSVHEATDDMRQAVARELADKIAEGKRAMGITATRDDARALNEAVHKELQQRGLVSKEERQYTASDSRSVTLAEGSRAAFTRNDYELGVRNGWRGEVVGIARQTGTVTVKLDDHVCTNRAGETMNTAVPEVRSDGSMRVHYRDAERYVSVPAEQVSRSLSLDYARTADRAQGITVDHAAVAAHADSNRFDRQWGAVAFTRQRETISVHVSTEGMERPEQRQATYEGPHWPRERQDERRQEQAGTNPLREAREERAQAKEAVQEAGQTWHEKGEELRQARQDLCDARAVGDGRAVAAARDAVREAREQERAAHADYRDAKQHHREARDTARDAWAEAKSAAGGQGKERSERAVPEPRWVSPEVQAEVVQAAAKQLHRDRPGQSTLDHTAGRDGQERRLERPVKRPERRHERPDRGYEQHQDYGLSR